Genomic DNA from Melospiza georgiana isolate bMelGeo1 chromosome 3, bMelGeo1.pri, whole genome shotgun sequence:
GGCACCTGAATGCTACAGCCATACACACTTTGTGAAGACAGGATGATAGTATGGCTCAAAAAATCGGCATCACATACAACAATCTGTGGCTCAATTtagagagaaaacaattctaagaggaaaaaattccaGGGAGAAAAAACCTTCAGGGAGTACAATGATTCCACTATTAACAAAAATTTTTAAGTTACTACTTCTTATACCTGTTACCCAGTAGATTTTCTCAGTAAATTGTTCATTTTGCCTAGTATTTCCACAGAATAAGTGATATTTTAATATTAGGATGCCTTACTTTAGATTTAAAAATTCAAGGTTTGAGATTCAAACCACTTAAACCAATGAAGGTACTGAGTAAAACAGTAACTTATGTTGTAATTCAGCTAAAAAGGTAGTATTTTATACAAGggatcatagaatggcttgggttgagagaaatgtaaaatgttgtctcgttccaaccccctgccactAGCAGGGAGACCTTGTGCTGACTAAATTACTGCAAACCTTGAACATTTCAacttggccttgaacatttttccagggatgggacatccacagctcccCTGGGCAACCTCCCCTGTTCAacagcctcaccaccctcacagggaatgatttcttcctatttttttttaatttcatctaAACCCACCCCCTGTCACTTTAAAGCCATCACCCCACATACCATTACAAAGTCCCTCACCAGCTCTTTTGCAGCCCCTTTAGTACAGGAAGATTGCTGAAATGTATCCAATGTATTTCTGTCCCTGTAGTTTTGTCATCTGTGGAACCAGAAATTATAcctgatatattatatatagattGTATTTGAGTAATGAAACCTCCTTATTTTATGATTATTAGAAAACTCGtaaattttaatatatcatGAGTACTTTGAGGCCAAATAGAATTCCCCAGTATTCATTGTTCACTGCTTCAAAATAAGGCTCCAAACAGGAACATTTTCTGTGGAATTTGTCTCTTTCTTTATCAACATACCTTGTACTCCAAGGCACACCTCCAAATGGGGGAAACCTACATAAAGCACAAGGTGGCAAAAAAATCCTGGACATCAGCTGCTGTGATAGAAATAGAAAACATCCAGTACTGAGAGGGTGTTTGCTTAAAATCTGCTGAGATTTCCTGAAAACGAAGATAACCATTGGCCACATGAAATAGTAATCAGGCAGTTATCAAGAGACCTCtgataggaaagaaaaatcagctaaaaaaatcaaatcaaatatAAAAAGCTGTAACATTTCTAGCAGGGGAAAAAGGCAATGAAAACCTGGTCTGATAGCAAGAAAGTGCCCCTGGCACCTCAGAGTCCGTGAGGGCCTGAGGTAACACCCTCCCCTGGCAGTGGGCTGAAAACACAGGGCTCAACAAGCACAGGTcactcctgggatgtcactgtcacagacatcttttatgaaaaatcctttccttcagatttttttctcctgagaagctgagaggcctcaggaacaaattTAAACAATAATGATCTGCTACTGTGGAAggcaacaggtgcatctgtgattggtctcatgtggttgtttctaattaatggccaatcacagcccagctgtctggactgtctcagtcacaagattttattctcattcttttctatgAAAAGgatttctgatgaaatcctttcttctattcttttagtatagttttaatataatatatatcacaaaacaataaatcaagccttctgcaacatggaatcaacattctcatctcttccctcatcctgggacccctgcaaacaccaccacatgTCACCTTTGGGGTCCTGCCCCAACAGCTGGATGGATCAGCAGGGGACAGGAACAGCCTCCACATCTCCTCAGGTGAtggatgcacacacacaggaacACATTCTGAGAAGGGTGGGCTCACACCACTGAAACCTCCTGCTAAAGGGACAGGGGTGAGCATTTTGGGGTTGCTATAGGAGTGTGTTTAGGTATGTGAAGGCGTTTACTAAGGTTTTGTAAGGGTCTAGTAGTCATTTATCTCTTATATTGCTGCTATTAATCCTGCATGTATAGTTCATGGACTAACAGTTAATTACAAGCTATCAATAAATCAACAAATCACTTCAATTTTAACTTGTTTTAAGTAAGGCATGAGCTGTTTTCCCCTTACAAGCATCAAATGAACTCCTTTGGTGTCTTCTGCTTCACTCTTATAACTAAACACTCTTCAACTAAACTTACCTAtctcaggtttttatttttcttttccttttctttcacctGACAGCACCAAGATATTCAGGAAATCACATTTGCTTCAGTACTCAGATTGATTCCAATCAAAGGACTACAATAACTGCACTTCTCCAAAATAATGGCTCCAAAACTTGGGCAAAAATGGACTACATCTTTGAAAAGTGCATATTAAATCTTTGAGTTAGACAAATGGAAACTTAAGAGGTTTAACATacatgctagccttctaaaaaGTGGCTTCTTAAGCAAGATGCTCTAATGAATTTAATCCCTGAGATCAGGTTTTTGCTTCAGAAAATTCCAATTAAACACCATATGAAAGCTTGGTGTGTTTCTCCCCCTGCAACTGAAAGATCAGCGTTAGCTCCCAGTTTTTccagaaaacattaaaagagtgtcattcatatttttttaaacagtgtaAAGAAATACAGCTGAATTTAATTTTGCATGGTTCACTTCTGTACTTCTGCTcatgacattttttttaaattagaggTAATGAAGAGTCCTCTCATGTTTTAACTTCAGAAATTCTTAGTCTTGAAAGTAAGGATCTCATTCCTTTATCCTAAACAGACTTGAATAAAACTAAACATTGACAGATCTTGTAACCAAAGACCCAGACCAGCTACTTACTGATCTGTGACTCAaactctaaaataaaaatactcatGTTCGTTAAGTGCAACCATGCTTCTTctaaacttatttttatttatgtgctCCTAGCTTTTGATGAATCAAAATAATTATCTCCTTGAATTCTTCTCTCCTTCTGTattcaggagaaaaatattctgtattaTGCATAAAGCTTTTTAAGTTAACTAAGCTTACAAGAGACATTACATCACCTTCACAACCACTTTTTAGGAGATACTGGCTCTGAAAAAGCTCTCAGCACACAAAGTACTAGGCTAGTAACTGGCAACCCTGTTCTTCATTACCATTTTAGAAAGCCATAAAGACTTAAAtctgaaaaagaataaaaatgttttaattaaaaggaaacagaagCCTTGTGACAAAAATATCTCTTCATAGTAAACCAAGTGTTTTCAAAGTTACTTATTCAAGCAACTAGTAGAAACCAGAAGTAACCTAGACCTCcaagaaaaaaccccataaatgCAGTTAACAAGCCCCACAAAAGGTAGGTATTCAAACACAGACAGGGAAATGAACACCTTGCCTGCCTGTTACATGTTCCCTAATTCCAACCCACATTCCACCAATGCCATATTTACTACTCCTTACTTTTATTACTCCccaatttttcaaattaatagGATATCtacaccttttttcccccaaaatgcTAGGAGGAAAGCTACTtatcttttcttcctgttcaGAAGATGTTTCCGCACTACCAAAACACTTTACTATTTATGTATGCCATCTATGAAACATGAAATCAAAGAACTGGAAATCCTTCCCTTTCACCATAACTCAAATACTTCAAAGGAGCACAGTAGGAGCACTTCTCCAATTAACATTTACCCAGCACATTCCACCTCCTCATTCCCTTAACACTTCTGAGTCACAACCACCAGCTCAAGTGACTGGAAATTAACCTACTAAAGCAATGATTTATAAAGTTACATGAATTTGGCACATAACTTCACAGAAACCTCTATCTGGGAAACCAGAGATTCCTCCAGAAACAAGGGGACTTTATTTAAGCCAGAGAGGACCTGTAGAGTGATGCAGTATCTTGCACTGAGCCCACTGATGGAGTATTAAAGAACAGAAGCTTTCACAGAAACAAGCTCTTGTATTAGATTTCGTCTCTAGAGAGCTTTAAAGGTTAACAGACCATTTAGAGTCCCTCTCCCCCTTTTTTCAGCAGAATTATTGTtcttttctaggaaaaaaaaaatgaactcaTTTCCCTCAAATAGTTAGGGGTTAGGCTTGCAAGCAAAAACAGGACAGAATATTGCTGCCCTCTTTCTCATGATTTGTACCTTCTCTGCCCATTTCTTCTTCAAAGTCAAAGCTTGGTCAATAAAATAAACACCCAAACCAAGACTTTGCAGATGGGAAGAGTCCTGACTACCTGGATGTTGGGTTTGTGCTACACAGAAGTTGTGTCAAACTCCACCTGGTGGATAATCTTACAAAAGCCTAGGAAATAAAAAGGCTTTAGCTCCACCAGGATTGATACACCACTCAGATACTAGGATAAAACTTGTGGAACTGCATATTTGGTTGTATAGACTTCATCCTTTCCATTTCTCCCCAACACCATGAGTGCTACAATCAAACAAAATCTCTGGGCAGGGATTTTTTCTCATATTAATGGGTCATAGTTGCAATTAATATCAATTTCTGGCAACACAGTTATAGACAGGAAAAGTCATAGCTCCATGCACAGCTAAAGAGAAAATTACTCTTCTTGCTCTTTGCCTCTGacacagaaaacaggaaagtgATGTGTAAATGTAATTTTCAACTAGCATTTAGATCAAGTATCACTTACTTCAAATTTCTTAAAGTAACTTTTTACCCATACTTCTCCAACACATAAAAACCATAATAATTAGTATATTTGTATTTGCTGCTAGTTTCTCTTATAGGATGTCTCATAAATACACTTTTACAATACACTATTATTTATTATGATCTACTATCCTGGGGAAATCATTCAAAAATGCATTCAAGACATGTAAACCAtacctggagcagcctgtgatACTGAAATGCTAAAAGAGGCATTATGTTTGAAAATAGtaaatttaataaaaagttGAGAGTTGAATAGTCCTCTCAAAGACTTGAGAAAGCAAAATGCTCAGCTATTTAcctagaaataaaaaattaacacCATTTCTCACAGATAATGCTGTGGCACAGTACAAAAAGCTCTATAGTAGATACTTTATTATCATTTCAGGATGTCATCACTAAATAAGCACAAGTGAAGACTGTCTGCAATTAAAACTTTTATAGAAGTTTCAAGACCATTATTATTTCTGaagaacaattatttttttcctcttttaagaAGTccttctatttttgccagatcTCCAAATGAAACTGTTGCAGAACCTCGCTGGGCTGGTTTTgcctaagggaaaaaaaatatagggctaattttaaacaaaaatatgatgtaaaaaccttttaaaacaTCACTTACTTATATAGTAccttcaaagagaaaataagagcTTCACATTACCTGTGACTCGTGGTATTTCCAGCCAATCATGTAGTAGATCTGAAAGGTGGCAGGTACAGAGCCATTGCTGTTCCCATACATTTCTGTTAGggcaggaagggagagagaaggtACAGGATGTCAGCCCTAAGAAACACTCAGCTCTCAGAACATCATACTCATCATAATGACTCCTGGTGAAAGATTTGGGACAATAAAAATATCTCACACTGGTGCATCAATACAGTTCAAATCCTGGCATTATAATTAAGGTTAAAAATAGCTTATGATAATGGCATTTTTTTCTCaagtatttggggtttttggttttgctttgggCTTGTTTAgatttttgggagttttttacAAAAAGGTCATtaaaaaagatagaaaaaatGTTCTTAAAGTCATTTTAGATGAACTCATTAGTCTCAAATACTGACCTTGGTATattgcagcagctgccagcattgtctccctgtgcagcagaggCTTTCTATTCCAAGAGCAATTACTCTCCCCCATAcctaaaaatatgttttagcTTTAAGGAAAAGAAGATATTGCACATGCCATGAGTTAAGTGCCATGCACTAAGGACACATTCTAATAAAACCAAAGTACAGATTCCTCTGCTATTCACTGTAAGAGAGAACATACCACAGATCATTACGTGAGTTTCTTATGTGTAACAATCCAGAACTTTCAATTCCTATGCTTTGCAATTTACAGTTTGCATTGCTAAGAATCATTTCAAATTATTCCTTCATCAGCCTGAGTCTTTGACCATTTAGGTGTTTAAGTATAACTGATTTTAAGAATGAGTACAAAGGGTTTATTCAGACACAACTATACTGTTTTAACagataataattaaaattactagtccaagaaatttaaaaaacaaagtaaCCACAATTCTAATATTTTTAATCATTTAATGCATCTGAATGTTTCTGCCCCATAAAAGTTGCCCTTCCATTAAGGAATGGATCCATACAGCAGTGGATCCAGATAAGAAAtgccctgagctgctgtcaGTAACAACAGACTGCATGTAAATGACTGCTTTACAATCCATGGCAAATGCAATCAGAATATTAACAAAACCATTACTCAATTGttggctgctcctcagcatATTCCAAATTAAGGATGTATTTACTCTCATTCCAAAGCAGTTTGCTGATTGCCCTGCTAATTAGAAAGGCTCACAGGAAAAGTCAGTGTGTGGGATATGGACTTCTGTCTCCCTTTTAGGGCTTTTCTGCACCTTACACTGAACAGGCTCACACAGAACAGAACTCCAGGGAAGCAGAACATTCACAGCAGAGCATGAAGTAGCAAATCTTTGACTTGTGCTTCCCAACACAAACCTCCTGACAGGCATAATCTCCTGACTCACTAGACAGCAGGAAAAAACCTTAATGCTTCCCCTGCTGCATATAAagtaagatttatttttattttttttagaaagaaattctttgtgATGAAGATGGTGAAACACGGGCTCAGGTTGCCAAGGGAGGTGGTGGATGACCCACACCTGGAAACATCCAAGACCAGGGcagatggagctctgagcagtcTGATCTAGTTCAaaatgtccctgctcactgcagagagttggactagatggcctttaaaggttctttccaacccaCACTAGTTAGTCTATGATTTGGAGTTAAGAAACACACAGTAAAATAGTTCTGTGTCTGGTGCACtgacacagaaaacatttatgTTTCCACAAAGAACATACTTGCCTTGTAAGTCTTCCATAACCTCAAATAACCCTGGGTAGTTCACTTGGATTTCATCAGTATCCTGGAAGAATTGAGAAACTCAATTTTAGAGCACATCAAACTAAACCAACAGCATTATTTCAGCCTTGCTGTACACCCAAACTATTCCCTGCCCATTATTGTACCTGCAGGGTTCCCagacaaaggaaggaatgatgaatctgactttatgttctcagaaggctaattttatgatttatattttatgatactatattatataaaaaatattaaactaaactatacagaaaggatacttatagAAGGCTTAAAAGATACTAAAGAAAACTTGTGTCTCTTTCCAGAGCCCCgacacagcctgactgtgattggtcaaTAAGTCAaataattcacatgaaaccaatggaacaaccacctgttggtaaacaatgtccaaacacatcctaaagcagcaaaacacaggggAAGCAAATCAGAtcattattgttttcctttgtctttgaggcttctcagcttcccaggaaaagaaCCCTGGGCAAATGGATTTCTCTAGAAAATATGACTGacagcccatggcaggagggttggaactagatgatttctaatccaaaccattctataattctgttCATCTGCCTCTTCTGCTCAAATCATATATTTCTAGGAAGCATGTACTAtttcaacatttttaaaaagctttgcTTAGTAGCTCAAATGCAATcaaattttaattgaaatgccattattttcttcttgtttttagAAGAAAGAGCAAGTGTCTATAATTTTTTCAAGCAGGTCTAATACTCTCTGACATTTCTTCAAGAAAACCATCCAAATTCTACCGGGCTATGAGCCAAAGATACACTTCAGTGTACACTACAGTTGGTTCCATTAATTACCACATAGCCAAAACCAGTGGCAGTCCAGGCTATTTCTGCAGCCTGTTCAGTGAGGTGCACCACATACAGAAGGAAGCAGTTTGTCATTACTACATTAGCAAACAGTGATTTTCATATTCCAGCACCTCTGATGTTCTGGATTGCCCTCCCTGATGGCTCTCTTACTTATAATTACCACAGTGAGGGTGTTAAAGccagccctggagaggagaTGTCCCAGATCAGCAACAGCAGTGAAGGGTGACACGTGAGGAGAGAAGcccccttccctctccagctcagccagctgcagggagcagcgcAGCTCGTACAGGGTGTCCCCCCCAAACATGGCTCCAATGAACACTCCATCGGGCTTCAGCACCTGGTGGATCTgcaacacacaaacacacacagggcaTGGCTGGGAGAGCCATTCTCTGAGCCTGGGAGAAGCCAAGAGTGatgaaaacaattctttttGCATTTACTGCTCCTGCATTGTTCACAAGTGGAATGGATCATGGAAGAAGACCTGAAGGGAATTggtaattggattctggtgtgttTTGATTAATTGACCAATGGAAtccattttttgtgtgtgtgttttgggacTGTTGGCCAACAGTCACAAGATTCACATGCTCTGAACCTGGGAGAAGCAGTGAGAGAGGCAAAGAATGGTCAAAACAATTCCtatctcatttactgctcctATGTCATTCACAAGTGGAATACATTctggaagattgtttacctgaaagAAATTggtaattggattctggtgtgttTTGATTCATTGACCAATTGaatccatgtgtgtgtgtctgtgtgtatatgtgtgtttTTGTGTCAGGTctgtcagctgacagtcacaagattcacattctctgaacccGGGAGAAGCAgagaatgatcaaaacaattccTATCTAATTTATTGCTCCTGTGCTGTTCACAAGTGGAATGCATTGTGGAAGactgtttacctgaagggaattggtaattggattctggtgtgttttgattcactgaccaactgaatcaatgtgtgtgtgtgttgggactgttgGCCAACAGTCAtgagattctgtgcagttgAGCGCTTGGCAgattctatattatattacttCCAAACTTGGCAATTTAGATGTAATATAgtaaaaaaaatagttaaaagAATTTAGGTAgctaaaaaaaatttagttagtgaaaaaaatatttttctgtcttaaaCAAGTGTTTGCTTTATTCCAATACCAAAAAGTCTTCTTGGTCAATGCAAGTAATGGCAAGTGCTAACCTAGAGTATTAAAAAACAATTTCTTACCTCTTTGAAAGCTTTAGGAAGGTCATTCACCCAATGCAAACTGAAATAAGAGAAGTGTACATTTTACAATTTCAGATTAAATCAAAATTAGGCAATGCCAGTAACTACCTAATTAGCTAAGTAAGTTTCAGGAGCCAAAGCCACAAACTGATTTCTGAAGGTGCAACCATGCTGAAACGCCTTGAAACTAATACCAAACAAGAAGAGAAGTTTATCTACATAGCACTTCTTTTTGGTGAGAAAACAAACCCTGGACACTAGTTTGCCacaatgcaggaaagagagaagCTGCAAGTGTTTTAAggaaatcaaacaaacaaaacaggaaGAACCACCAGGACAGCAGTTTTTTCTAATGCATGCTTGCTGTTGTTATATTTCTAGaatcccagctctcaggctgccacagctctcagctgtcctatcttctagctatcatatttctagagtcccataccttctggatagttttctcacacacagctcttcacagcagtgttgtttctgcttcttcatcagggctcctccaaggctctcccttaACCAGCcagcccacccccttttatcccagttatcttcattagccacagctgctgcccaattaaggccatcacagctgcagcccatttagaacaactaggattggggcaaggccacttatacaatgCATgttttactaggactcctactatacATGCTCATATTAACTATACAAGTACTTTTCTTATTCCTTTTAACGGACTAGTAAACTTTGttggatttattttcttaaagctACTCTGAAGAGAACATTATTAACAACTTaaccaaacaaaagaaataaattattagtACATACCTTAAGCTGCTGACAACAAGATCAAATGTATCTTCTTTGAAAGGAAGGAATTCCTCATCAGCTACAACCTTGATCGTTGGGATTTCAGATTCTATAGCATTTTTCTAATGTTGGGTTGGAAGAAAAAGCGCTCATTAAAACCTCACTTCTTTTGCTTCCCTGTATTACAGAACTGAAGCACTTTAGCATTCAAAAAGCTACTTACTAAAGCATTCTCTGCAATATCAACTTGAATAAGTTTTTCAACTgtttcctgaaataaaaatttaaaagtctATTAAGTATGTGAACTATTTTGTAAATGGACATGGGTTATTTTTTGGCACACCTATATGAATAAATTAGAAAGAATCCATCCCACTCTTGATAGAAGCTTTATATAAAACACAAGGCCCTTTTCCCACCCAATGTGGCACCTGCTCCCAGGGAGAACAGCTGAGGCAGAAGTGGTTACAGAAAACACATTCTGTAGTTTTAGGCATAAGTTTAGTTAAACATAAACCATGGATTAAGGAAGCCAAGGAATCACTTTAACGTACGAAGTGGTTCATGAATGGTAAACTGTTAATGGCTTCAAAGCCTCCACAACGACACTTATCTTTAGCAACTAACTGTGGCCAAGAGTCACCAAAAAACCAGGCATATTCCTACCCAAAACTAAAAGTTCACTGTATCATAACAGGTAACTTCCTTTGCATGTTTGCCCAGTTTTCAGCAGCAATCAAGAACAACCTGTGCAACATTCAGCTTTGAGCTATAACTACAGGTATAGGGGCGGGGGAGAGGGGAACATTTACCAAATCAAGACTCAGATGATTGTTTTAAGTTGTGACAGAGCCCTATTTGAAAGGGAGGCACACATATGAAATTCCTTTAAACACCTGTAAGTATGAAGACACAGTACCTTGGTTAAGTGCTGAGCTATGTAACCTCTTCCAGAGCCAACATCCAAAGCCAGAGGAAACGTTCTAAAGGATAAGATCAGCAACACAGAACAGAACCAAgtcttaaaatactttttagaCTGTATTAAGTTTCACCTGCTAATCTCTAAGGGCCTTACTGAACTCAGCCCACCAAGCATCCTTCAGTGGTACCTCGGGGAAAGGGCTCAGCATCCAGCAATATCCCCAGGGCTCCCGTCCCCTGGGGATGAGGGGAGGGCCGAGGACGAGGCGGGGCTCACCTGGTGATGTCAAACACCCGGTCCGCGATCCTGCCGCCGACCTGGGGGGAGAGGCGGGGTCAGAACCACAGGATCaatgaggctggaaaagacctctgagaccACCAAGTACAATCTATTAGTAACCAGCACCTTGTCAGCTGTGAGAAATGATTACTTGCTTTTCATAATTTAGAAAGGTTCATTcaaccttatcaaaaatacaacacaagactgaatagagaaaagGGTTACAGTGCTGGGAGCAAGGGATTTTCCCCTCCATGTACTCACCCACACAATGGGGGTTTCgccttttaaccctttaacccctcccaaagttctgtccatcaaACCTTCTTCGCTGTCCAGGGGTGGAGATCTTTTCCTCAAATCCTGATTGGAGCTCAGGTGTCGCCAAAGTGACAAGCCAGCAATAGCAGATGTCCCAACCCGAGCTGTCTC
This window encodes:
- the NDUFAF5 gene encoding arginine-hydroxylase NDUFAF5, mitochondrial; its protein translation is MPPRSHPLCPAPVGRSPDAAPLTPTVPGARREEPRCRPAHTDRAQCPQGGAPMPPRSHPLCPAPAGRSPDAAPLTPAVPGAARTPPSPHGPFRRRYGGRGGTHAAPRAQARRGAEAGPMRGLALRARWCRSLWALPARAAANAASSPPPHPPPPLAGASPGALNPFDRRLKRKQKNWAALQAEPAKCDYLREEVGGRIADRVFDITRTFPLALDVGSGRGYIAQHLTKETVEKLIQVDIAENALKNAIESEIPTIKVVADEEFLPFKEDTFDLVVSSLSLHWVNDLPKAFKEIHQVLKPDGVFIGAMFGGDTLYELRCSLQLAELEREGGFSPHVSPFTAVADLGHLLSRAGFNTLTVDTDEIQVNYPGLFEVMEDLQGMGESNCSWNRKPLLHRETMLAAAAIYQEMYGNSNGSVPATFQIYYMIGWKYHESQAKPAQRGSATVSFGDLAKIEGLLKRGKK